The sequence AAGAAACAAGAAAGAAGGGAAAAATAATTAAGAAACGTGGCAAGTTACCAATATCCGGAGCGTATATAATTAGAAAACCTCTCTCCCCAGAAAGAGCTGAGTTTTTCTTTAGGTACTCATCTGGATTACTTGTAATAAGTAGAACACAAAAGGCACTTTGGGTTAAAAAGTACAGAATAGAACCAGATAAATTCCTCTGGATAAGCAGAATAGAAGGGGAAGATAGAGTGGACCCCTTGAAACTACATGTAATTCAAGATGAGGCCCTCAAATTCATTAGACAGCATGATGGTGGATGTGTGATCTACTTTGAGGGGATTGAATATCTGATGCTGTATAATGAATTTACTTCTGTTGCGAAATTCTTCTTTTCACTAAAAGACTATGCAATTTCAGGAAATTCTTTATTAATTCTCTATCTGCCTCCAAAGATATTAGAGACTTCTCAAGAGGCTACGATTCTCAAAGAATTTAAATTAAAGGAAGAAAATGAGTTAGTTAGAGAAGTCTCCCAAAAACTACTTGCAAACATGTTAGAGGGTGAAGATGAA comes from Thermococcus sp. EP1 and encodes:
- a CDS encoding DUF835 domain-containing protein; protein product: MSINLYGVIAGLIVIHIGIFGVFKAYKHYRSLKEPKKILAKTLLISFILFTLGSIGVIIDAISHKHLWEIGAVFFTTAYLYLATSLLRYLYSTTEETRKKGKIIKKRGKLPISGAYIIRKPLSPERAEFFFRYSSGLLVISRTQKALWVKKYRIEPDKFLWISRIEGEDRVDPLKLHVIQDEALKFIRQHDGGCVIYFEGIEYLMLYNEFTSVAKFFFSLKDYAISGNSLLILYLPPKILETSQEATILKEFKLKEENELVREVSQKLLANMLEGEDENAGDKSKEKRR